Proteins encoded within one genomic window of Candidatus Thiodiazotropha endoloripes:
- a CDS encoding MMPL family transporter, producing MTIRIDTLLAWLAALALCSWWVFSQVSLRTDMSLFLPEGTAADQRILLNEINQGPANRLLLLAITQGDAASRASLSQQLTARLRNSPLLSRVENGAPGALQIDPLLFKYRYLISPGIEASAFSVESLNRALMQRLEELKAPFPSPFKGLLAADPMGSYQTMLRSWLAEQSIHREQGVWQSKQGEMALLLVQTRAGGLELDEQQAVLAYLQDEFARLDNDAGHQLIISGPGVFGVQSRAVIHYETQTLSMVASALIALLLFSAYRFLPYLLFAALPLLSALLVGAIVCQLVFGELHGITLAFGITLLGVTLDYPIHLFSHLRHSEPVNSTMLSIWRTLRLGVITTCIAYLVLLTTDFIGLRQLGLFTLTGLLTAALTSRLLLPRVFPQPFSPPQPRGMTLLSVMLKRKIWPSLVMLALAVISLTTLLLSSKPLWQDDIATFSPLPKALLEQDRQLRQHFSTSDPSHLLLIQGEDPQQLLQRSEALRQHLQQDPAGASLIDISLPSDYLPSVQQQRVRQQSLPDRHGLSDNLQQAMQGLPFRKAAFDPFITEIEQSRNLPPLSYAEAMSSELKTRLESMIREGQSAWFALIPLQTVADPEQIKTYVEANLPEVSYLNLKQEVSGLVGDFRQQTLQRVALGCGLMLILLWIGLGSLKRALTTLIPIALAILASVGVLHLLGEALNLFHLISLMLVLGIGLDYSLFFGRREQQQGDALLTLHALSVCALSTAGVFAILASSSIPVLHAIGLTVAIGVVMSYLATYALSRINS from the coding sequence ATGACCATCCGAATAGACACCCTGCTGGCCTGGCTTGCTGCACTGGCACTCTGCAGTTGGTGGGTGTTCAGTCAGGTCTCCTTGCGTACCGACATGAGCCTGTTTCTGCCGGAGGGCACAGCCGCAGACCAGCGGATACTGCTGAATGAGATCAATCAGGGTCCGGCCAACCGGCTGCTATTGCTGGCGATCACGCAAGGCGATGCGGCATCCCGCGCCAGTCTCAGTCAACAACTGACAGCCCGTTTACGCAACAGCCCCCTGCTCAGCCGGGTTGAAAACGGTGCGCCAGGGGCATTGCAGATCGATCCGCTGCTTTTCAAATACCGTTACCTGATCTCACCCGGGATCGAGGCTTCGGCATTCAGCGTGGAAAGCCTCAATAGAGCGCTGATGCAGCGTCTGGAGGAGCTGAAAGCCCCCTTCCCCTCCCCATTCAAGGGTCTTCTGGCAGCCGATCCGATGGGCAGTTACCAGACCATGCTGCGCAGTTGGTTGGCCGAACAGAGCATCCACCGGGAACAGGGTGTCTGGCAGTCGAAGCAGGGGGAGATGGCCCTGCTGCTGGTACAGACCCGGGCCGGGGGACTCGAACTCGATGAGCAGCAGGCGGTTCTCGCCTATCTGCAGGATGAGTTTGCCCGTCTCGATAACGATGCCGGACATCAATTGATCATCAGCGGCCCTGGCGTTTTCGGCGTGCAATCCAGGGCTGTCATCCACTATGAGACCCAGACGCTCAGCATGGTCGCCTCGGCACTGATCGCCCTGCTGTTGTTCAGTGCCTACCGGTTTCTCCCCTATCTGCTGTTTGCCGCCCTGCCGCTGCTGAGTGCCCTGTTGGTCGGAGCCATCGTCTGTCAGCTTGTGTTTGGTGAGTTGCACGGCATCACCCTGGCATTCGGCATCACTCTGCTTGGAGTGACACTGGACTACCCGATCCATCTGTTCAGTCATCTTCGTCACTCCGAGCCGGTAAACAGCACCATGCTGTCGATCTGGCGAACCCTGCGCCTGGGGGTCATCACCACCTGCATCGCCTATCTGGTGCTGTTGACCACCGATTTCATTGGGCTGCGTCAACTGGGCCTGTTCACCCTGACCGGTCTGCTGACTGCCGCATTGACCAGCCGCCTACTGCTGCCGAGAGTCTTTCCCCAGCCCTTCTCACCGCCTCAGCCAAGAGGCATGACGCTGCTCAGTGTGATGCTCAAAAGGAAGATCTGGCCCTCACTGGTGATGCTTGCATTAGCGGTGATCAGCCTGACCACTCTGCTGCTCTCCTCGAAGCCGCTCTGGCAGGATGATATTGCCACCTTCTCCCCACTGCCCAAGGCATTGCTGGAGCAGGATCGGCAACTTCGCCAACATTTCAGCACCAGCGATCCCAGCCACCTGTTGCTGATCCAAGGGGAGGATCCACAACAGCTGCTGCAGCGCAGTGAAGCGCTACGCCAGCATCTGCAGCAGGATCCGGCAGGCGCTTCGTTGATCGACATCTCACTCCCCAGTGATTATCTCCCCAGTGTGCAGCAACAGAGAGTCAGGCAACAATCACTGCCCGATCGGCACGGGCTCTCGGACAATCTGCAGCAGGCCATGCAGGGACTGCCGTTTCGCAAGGCCGCCTTCGATCCGTTTATCACAGAGATCGAACAGAGCCGCAACCTGCCTCCCCTCAGCTATGCGGAGGCCATGTCGAGCGAGTTGAAAACCCGTCTGGAGAGCATGATCCGCGAGGGTCAATCGGCCTGGTTCGCTCTGATCCCCCTGCAAACTGTTGCCGATCCCGAGCAGATTAAGACCTATGTTGAGGCAAACCTTCCTGAGGTGAGTTATCTGAACCTGAAGCAGGAGGTGAGTGGCCTGGTGGGGGATTTCAGACAACAGACCCTGCAGCGGGTGGCCCTCGGCTGTGGTCTGATGTTGATCCTGTTGTGGATTGGCCTGGGCTCGTTGAAACGGGCGCTGACCACCCTGATACCCATCGCCCTGGCTATTCTGGCCAGTGTGGGTGTGTTACATTTGTTGGGTGAAGCCCTGAACCTGTTTCATCTGATCTCACTGATGCTGGTGTTGGGCATTGGTCTGGATTACAGCCTGTTTTTTGGCCGTCGTGAACAGCAGCAGGGCGATGCACTTTTGACCCTGCATGCCTTGAGTGTTTGTGCCCTGAGCACAGCCGGCGTGTTTGCGATCCTTGCCAGTTCTTCGATTCCCGTGTTGCACGCGATCGGCCTGACAGTCGCGATCGGCGTTGTAATGAGCTATCTTGCCACTTACGCCTTGTCCCGAATAAATTCATAG
- a CDS encoding glycosyltransferase family 2 protein, with amino-acid sequence MQTAVVIPVYNESATIRDVAMAALQQTENVIIVDDGSSDDSQSQLEGLNVHLLRHEQNQGKATALQSGFDHAIKLNAEMIITLDGDGQHNPAEIPQLIGAAHANPNSIIIAARLKQRHNAPKLRLFANRFADFWVSWAAGYPVTDSQSGFRLYPFDLLRDVRLNTSKEKGFVFESEIVIEAASHSFYSVSVPVESIYHVGRRQSHYKPWTDTWRIVRMIAWRLIKRGLYLQGLFRSLGILADPRKHAAQ; translated from the coding sequence ATGCAAACCGCAGTCGTTATTCCAGTCTACAATGAATCCGCAACCATCCGGGATGTGGCCATGGCGGCCCTGCAGCAGACGGAAAATGTGATCATTGTCGATGACGGCTCTTCAGATGACAGCCAGAGTCAGCTCGAAGGCCTCAATGTCCATCTGCTGAGGCATGAACAGAATCAGGGCAAAGCGACAGCTCTGCAGAGCGGCTTCGACCATGCCATCAAGCTCAATGCGGAGATGATCATCACCCTGGATGGAGATGGTCAACACAATCCGGCCGAGATTCCCCAACTGATCGGTGCGGCCCACGCCAATCCAAACAGCATCATCATTGCCGCCCGCTTGAAACAGCGCCACAACGCGCCAAAACTGCGTCTGTTCGCCAACCGCTTTGCCGATTTCTGGGTCTCCTGGGCAGCCGGTTACCCGGTGACCGATTCCCAGTCAGGATTTCGTCTCTACCCCTTTGACTTACTTAGGGATGTACGCCTAAACACCTCAAAAGAAAAAGGTTTTGTTTTTGAAAGTGAAATTGTCATTGAAGCGGCAAGCCACAGCTTTTATAGTGTATCGGTACCTGTCGAGTCGATCTATCATGTAGGTAGACGCCAAAGCCACTACAAACCCTGGACAGACACCTGGCGTATAGTGCGAATGATTGCCTGGCGGTTGATAAAAAGAGGGTTATACCTCCAGGGACTATTCCGCAGTCTCGGCATACTGGCTGATCCACGCAAACATGCCGCTCAATAG
- the fabG gene encoding 3-oxoacyl-ACP reductase FabG, protein MKRALVTGGSGDIGSAICRQLSSPETHVIVHANSNPDRAEAVVESIRQSGGSAETCVFDIRDGEAARQTLEKLLESGPIQTLIHNAGIHDDAPLAGMQPDQWQRVIDVSLSGFYNVAQPLLLPMLATRWGRVIALSSIAGVMGNRGQANYAAAKAGLHGAIKSLSLELASRGVTANAVAPGIIEGSMTSSAFNVDTIKQIVPMKRAGTPDEVAALVGFLASDEAAYISGQVISINGAMA, encoded by the coding sequence GTGAAGCGAGCCTTGGTCACAGGGGGCAGCGGGGATATCGGTTCGGCAATCTGTCGACAGCTGAGTTCGCCTGAAACCCATGTCATCGTGCATGCCAACAGCAATCCCGACCGAGCCGAGGCGGTGGTTGAATCGATTCGTCAATCCGGCGGCAGTGCGGAGACCTGCGTGTTCGACATCCGGGACGGCGAGGCGGCTCGCCAAACCCTGGAGAAGCTGCTCGAATCCGGCCCCATACAGACACTCATTCACAATGCGGGGATACATGACGACGCCCCCCTGGCAGGCATGCAGCCGGACCAGTGGCAACGGGTGATCGATGTCTCCCTCAGCGGCTTCTACAATGTTGCCCAACCCCTGTTATTACCGATGCTGGCAACCCGCTGGGGAAGAGTGATTGCACTCTCCTCGATTGCCGGTGTGATGGGCAACCGGGGACAGGCTAACTACGCAGCCGCCAAGGCCGGGCTGCATGGCGCAATCAAATCCCTGTCATTGGAGTTGGCCTCTCGCGGGGTTACAGCCAATGCGGTTGCCCCAGGCATTATTGAAGGCAGCATGACATCATCCGCTTTCAATGTTGACACCATCAAACAGATCGTACCGATGAAACGGGCCGGTACCCCCGATGAGGTTGCCGCTCTGGTAGGCTTTCTGGCCTCTGATGAGGCAGCCTATATTTCAGGCCAGGTGATCTCAATCAACGGGGCAATGGCCTGA
- a CDS encoding YdcF family protein, producing the protein MQFDPERGAIDWDGLWTFGLSLILLIVGIGIPLLISLIYVYRTAKSAPNECDCDSLLVFGKRLTKQGIDQDYHLRLEKTLELMRNNPQSTLLLVGGAAPGENLTEAQAGRDYLIGKGIGESRLRLEQQSQNTLENLQHARTMLSQQDAYPVALISNRYHLARISTIATSLSLNHQLCASEAALRFSPLLLPRMIIEAWYILWFNTGKSWSRLIRSQRMLNRVT; encoded by the coding sequence ATGCAATTCGACCCTGAACGGGGCGCAATCGATTGGGATGGACTCTGGACCTTCGGCCTCTCCCTGATACTACTGATCGTCGGTATCGGTATCCCGCTGCTGATCAGCCTGATCTATGTCTACCGCACCGCAAAGTCTGCACCCAATGAGTGCGATTGTGACAGTCTCCTGGTCTTCGGTAAGCGACTGACCAAACAGGGCATAGACCAGGATTACCACCTGCGACTGGAAAAAACCCTCGAGCTGATGCGGAACAATCCGCAATCGACCCTGCTGCTGGTGGGAGGCGCCGCGCCGGGAGAGAATCTCACTGAAGCACAGGCCGGCCGGGATTATCTGATCGGCAAAGGCATCGGGGAGTCACGCCTGCGCTTGGAGCAACAGTCCCAGAACACCCTGGAAAATCTGCAGCATGCCAGAACCATGCTGTCGCAGCAGGATGCCTATCCGGTGGCGTTGATCAGCAATCGCTATCATCTGGCACGTATCAGTACCATCGCCACCAGCCTCAGCCTGAATCATCAACTCTGTGCCAGCGAAGCAGCACTCAGGTTCAGTCCGCTGCTACTGCCCCGTATGATCATCGAAGCTTGGTATATCCTCTGGTTCAATACCGGTAAGAGCTGGTCCAGACTGATTCGCAGCCAGCGCATGCTCAATCGCGTCACATAA
- a CDS encoding NAD(P)/FAD-dependent oxidoreductase has translation MKTYDTDVLIIGAGPAGATAAALIHKAGFNCMMVEKQRFPRFVIGESLLPHCMDLLEEADLLGVVQDQKFMVKDGAVFKRGDETCTFQFSQQFTQGWKYTYQVPREDFDKVLAESVEARGVPVLWGHGVTDVNFADDGSSTTMLEDEQGEQASITARFILDGSGYGRVLPRLLDLDENSMLPLRESYFTHVTGDIRPEGDGEGRIWICSLDDPDNAWMWIIPFSNGKTSVGVVAKPDFLARYPEDPDEKLRAIIDDNKNTRGRLKDAEFTFPVRRINGYSISAKKLHGKGFALMGNATEFLDPVFSSGVTLALESSNRAAKTLIRQLQGESVDWQTDYADHLMMGVDTFRTFVTAWYDNRLPTIFYSAVKPDELQDQICSVLAGYVWDHDNPCVRDHQRTVTVIAKACAQYG, from the coding sequence CCGGGCCGGCCGGTGCCACGGCTGCCGCGCTGATTCACAAAGCTGGATTCAACTGCATGATGGTTGAGAAGCAGCGGTTTCCACGGTTTGTGATCGGTGAGAGCCTTTTGCCTCACTGCATGGATCTGCTCGAAGAGGCTGACCTGCTTGGAGTTGTTCAGGATCAGAAATTCATGGTTAAGGATGGCGCGGTTTTCAAACGCGGTGATGAGACCTGTACCTTCCAGTTCTCACAACAGTTCACCCAAGGCTGGAAGTATACCTATCAGGTACCTCGTGAGGATTTTGATAAGGTGTTGGCCGAAAGTGTCGAAGCCCGTGGTGTTCCTGTGCTCTGGGGCCACGGTGTCACCGACGTGAACTTCGCTGATGATGGCAGCTCCACCACGATGCTGGAGGATGAGCAGGGTGAACAGGCCAGTATAACGGCCCGGTTTATTCTGGATGGCAGCGGCTATGGCCGGGTACTGCCCCGTCTGCTGGATCTCGATGAGAACTCCATGCTACCGCTGCGTGAGTCCTACTTTACCCATGTCACCGGTGACATTCGCCCGGAAGGGGACGGGGAGGGCCGGATCTGGATCTGTTCCCTGGACGATCCGGATAACGCCTGGATGTGGATCATCCCGTTTTCAAATGGTAAAACCTCGGTTGGCGTGGTCGCCAAGCCAGACTTTCTGGCCCGCTATCCAGAGGATCCGGATGAGAAGCTGCGGGCGATCATCGACGATAACAAGAATACCAGAGGGCGTCTGAAAGACGCCGAGTTCACCTTTCCGGTAAGGCGAATCAATGGCTATTCCATATCCGCCAAAAAGCTGCATGGCAAAGGTTTTGCGTTGATGGGTAATGCCACCGAATTCCTCGATCCGGTCTTTTCATCCGGCGTCACTCTGGCGCTGGAGTCATCCAATCGGGCAGCAAAGACCCTGATCCGTCAACTCCAGGGCGAAAGTGTGGATTGGCAGACAGACTATGCGGATCACCTGATGATGGGTGTGGATACCTTCAGGACCTTTGTCACCGCCTGGTACGACAATCGCCTGCCGACCATCTTCTACAGTGCCGTCAAACCGGATGAGTTGCAGGATCAGATCTGTTCAGTACTCGCCGGATATGTCTGGGATCACGACAATCCCTGTGTGCGGGACCATCAGCGGACCGTCACGGTGATTGCCAAGGCCTGCGCCCAGTACGGCTGA
- a CDS encoding beta-ketoacyl synthase chain length factor, whose product MISVTIKKIGVVAQGIGNWQEATALLQSEADYQGGELPPLKPSMLKPNERRRTTRTIKIALQAAEEALQDLTGTETLASVFSSSEGDLDIIDQICLALTEEGRPVSPTQFHNSVHNAPAGYWSIGAGSRQGSSSLGGLNGSFAAGLMEAAVQAVVERVPVLLVCYDQPPPELLQPFMPIGEPFSIAMLLTAESERGIARLNLSTVPDGEESRMSKPALETLRLSAPSARSLPILQAIAQSHAANITLTYLPGLNLQSELLPC is encoded by the coding sequence ATGATTTCCGTAACCATAAAGAAGATCGGCGTCGTGGCCCAGGGGATCGGCAACTGGCAGGAGGCAACTGCGCTGCTGCAGAGTGAGGCAGACTATCAGGGTGGCGAACTGCCCCCACTCAAACCCTCGATGCTGAAACCCAACGAGCGCCGCCGTACCACGCGAACGATCAAGATCGCCCTGCAGGCGGCTGAAGAGGCGCTGCAGGATCTCACCGGCACGGAGACGCTGGCATCGGTATTCAGCTCTTCAGAAGGTGACCTGGACATCATCGATCAGATCTGTCTTGCTCTGACTGAGGAGGGACGACCGGTGTCTCCGACCCAGTTCCACAACTCAGTGCATAATGCACCGGCAGGTTACTGGTCGATCGGCGCAGGCTCCCGGCAGGGGTCGTCGAGTCTGGGCGGTTTGAACGGCAGCTTTGCGGCCGGTCTGATGGAAGCCGCTGTACAAGCCGTGGTAGAGCGGGTGCCGGTGTTGCTGGTCTGTTACGACCAACCACCACCGGAACTGCTGCAACCGTTCATGCCCATTGGCGAACCCTTTTCCATCGCCATGCTGCTGACGGCAGAGAGCGAAAGAGGAATTGCCAGACTCAACCTGAGCACTGTGCCGGATGGGGAAGAGAGCAGGATGTCGAAACCAGCGCTGGAAACACTCCGACTTTCAGCTCCATCTGCCCGCAGTCTGCCGATTCTGCAAGCCATTGCGCAGAGTCACGCTGCGAACATCACCCTAACCTACCTGCCAGGCTTGAACCTGCAGTCGGAACTGCTTCCATGCTAG
- a CDS encoding beta-ketoacyl-[acyl-carrier-protein] synthase family protein, protein MTPLSISHFTLTNALGCGKTASLEALRTGRSGLQPCDLENVDLATWIGRVSGLEDMPLEERVSDYDCRNNRLAQLALQQDDFLPAVKQAVERYGADRIGVFMGTSTSGIATTEAAYRTRINDALPAEFTPQYTHNIASSSHFIRDYLGLNGTAIAISTACSSSAKVFAAAYRYMTAGVCDAAIVGGVDSLCLTTLYGFNALDLVSAEPCRPWDGQRNGINIGEGAGFALLEKPQDGDSSPSLIGYGESSDAHHMSTPHPEGAGARHAMQQALQRAGLEIGDIDYINLHGTATRSNDASEDNAVCGLFGNLTPCSSTKGFTGHTLGAAGITESIFALLCLQDGLLPQSLQTRQQDDSLGANILLNPEQRELRHVLSNSFGFGGNNCSLIFGAAS, encoded by the coding sequence ATGACCCCCTTATCGATATCCCATTTTACCCTGACCAATGCGCTGGGGTGTGGCAAAACAGCATCCCTGGAGGCACTGCGCACTGGTAGAAGCGGTCTGCAGCCCTGTGACCTGGAGAATGTGGATCTCGCCACCTGGATCGGACGGGTTTCCGGACTGGAGGATATGCCACTGGAGGAGCGCGTGTCGGACTACGATTGCCGCAACAATCGTCTGGCACAGCTGGCCCTGCAGCAGGACGACTTCCTGCCGGCGGTCAAACAGGCAGTGGAGCGATATGGCGCGGATCGTATCGGCGTTTTCATGGGCACCAGCACCTCCGGTATTGCCACCACAGAAGCGGCCTACCGGACACGTATCAATGACGCTTTACCAGCCGAGTTCACACCTCAATATACCCATAATATTGCTTCATCGAGCCACTTTATACGTGACTACCTGGGCCTGAATGGCACGGCGATCGCCATCTCCACAGCCTGCTCTTCCAGCGCCAAGGTATTTGCCGCTGCTTACCGCTATATGACTGCCGGAGTCTGTGATGCAGCGATTGTCGGCGGTGTCGATTCCCTCTGCCTGACAACCCTCTACGGGTTCAATGCGCTTGATCTGGTCTCGGCCGAGCCTTGCCGTCCCTGGGATGGGCAGCGCAATGGCATCAACATCGGTGAGGGTGCGGGTTTCGCCCTGCTTGAAAAACCACAGGATGGCGATTCATCTCCGTCCCTGATCGGCTATGGTGAAAGCTCGGACGCTCACCATATGTCGACTCCCCACCCAGAGGGCGCTGGGGCGCGCCATGCCATGCAACAGGCTCTCCAGCGGGCTGGCCTCGAGATCGGCGACATCGACTACATCAATCTGCACGGCACCGCCACCCGGAGTAACGATGCTTCGGAGGATAACGCTGTCTGCGGACTGTTCGGTAATCTGACCCCCTGCAGCTCCACCAAGGGATTCACCGGCCATACCCTGGGAGCGGCGGGAATCACCGAGTCTATCTTCGCCCTGCTCTGTCTGCAGGATGGTCTGTTGCCACAGAGTCTGCAAACCAGACAACAGGATGATTCCCTGGGGGCGAATATTCTGCTCAATCCGGAGCAGCGTGAGTTACGCCATGTTCTGAGCAATTCGTTTGGCTTCGGTGGCAATAACTGCAGCCTGATTTTCGGAGCGGCGTCATGA
- a CDS encoding AMP-binding protein — protein MAQPALNSPIHCSMLAHHPQQLAAWHRGAGISAAQFYQDVAKLAAQLPEAGEVVNLCEDRYHFAVSFAAAIVRQQVTLMPSNNTPGAVNSLLIKSRDGYCLTDQLQQGIQARQLLYTELLNARNSDSIALPEQIEAERQVAILYTSGSTGTPKPNPKSWGELKAEADSALQRFPFLSRSVSSLVATVPAQHMYGLATSIFFPWQGGIAVHTGRPLFPADIAADLALTSAPRVLITTPLHLRACLDAGISWPEISFIISATAPLSRELAAEAEQQLQTEIYEIYGSTETGSIASRHTLKDECWILYDGIEMEQQGNQTYASGGHLPHPVVLNDNIEILTSGRFRLLGRNNDMLKIAGKRASLGDLNQKLLAIPGVIDGVFVPPENPNNEKQRLSALVVAPSLSKQEVLHQLAQSIDAAFLPRPLHFVESLPRNSTGKLPREQLINFLKAIK, from the coding sequence ATGGCGCAGCCTGCTTTAAACAGCCCAATTCATTGCAGCATGCTGGCACACCATCCTCAGCAGCTCGCCGCCTGGCACCGCGGTGCCGGCATCTCGGCGGCCCAGTTTTATCAGGATGTGGCCAAGCTGGCAGCCCAGCTGCCTGAGGCCGGAGAGGTGGTGAATCTGTGTGAAGACCGCTATCACTTTGCGGTCAGCTTTGCCGCCGCGATTGTGCGTCAGCAGGTTACCCTGATGCCATCCAACAACACCCCGGGGGCAGTGAACAGTCTGTTGATCAAGAGCCGTGACGGCTACTGCCTGACCGATCAATTGCAGCAGGGTATACAAGCCAGACAACTGCTCTACACAGAACTGCTGAACGCCCGGAACAGTGACTCGATTGCCCTGCCGGAACAGATTGAAGCGGAACGTCAGGTTGCCATTCTCTATACTTCAGGTTCTACCGGTACACCTAAACCCAATCCCAAGAGCTGGGGAGAACTGAAGGCGGAAGCCGACAGTGCATTGCAGCGCTTTCCCTTCCTCTCCCGTTCTGTCTCATCACTGGTGGCGACAGTACCTGCCCAACACATGTATGGACTGGCCACATCGATCTTTTTCCCCTGGCAAGGGGGTATCGCGGTACATACCGGACGACCGCTGTTTCCAGCGGACATCGCGGCTGATCTGGCACTCACTTCAGCGCCGAGGGTTCTGATCACCACGCCACTCCACCTGCGGGCCTGCCTGGACGCCGGTATCAGCTGGCCGGAGATCTCCTTCATCATCTCAGCCACGGCGCCGCTCAGCAGAGAGCTCGCCGCCGAGGCGGAGCAGCAACTGCAAACCGAGATCTATGAGATCTACGGTTCCACCGAAACCGGCTCGATCGCCAGCCGGCACACCCTCAAGGATGAGTGCTGGATCCTCTATGATGGCATCGAAATGGAACAGCAGGGCAACCAGACCTATGCCAGTGGGGGACATCTCCCGCACCCGGTAGTGCTCAACGACAATATCGAGATCCTCACCAGTGGTCGTTTCAGACTGCTGGGGCGCAATAACGATATGCTGAAGATCGCCGGCAAACGGGCCTCGCTCGGCGACCTGAACCAGAAGCTGCTGGCCATACCCGGAGTGATCGATGGGGTCTTCGTCCCTCCTGAGAATCCAAACAATGAGAAACAGCGGCTGAGCGCGCTGGTGGTGGCCCCATCACTCAGCAAGCAGGAGGTGCTCCATCAGCTTGCTCAATCGATCGATGCGGCATTTCTACCCAGACCACTCCATTTCGTGGAGTCACTGCCGAGAAACTCCACCGGAAAATTGCCACGAGAACAGTTGATCAATTTCCTGAAAGCGATCAAATGA
- a CDS encoding LolA-related protein gives MPLNRSGITSLPLVLLLFSLSLPAAAEEPLWSLDYLMQQWQSSGERQARFTETRQLTLLDQPIEQQGTLLFQPPDRLVRTLAPPSSTKYEIEGNRLTLWRNQQQQVLLLDNIPELLAFSASFRSVLGGDRETLERYFKPELTGSRDAWSLNLTPKEGALDNKITRIEISGTALQIERYLVVESNGDQIITQLMPIGE, from the coding sequence ATGCCTCTGAATAGGTCTGGGATCACCTCTCTGCCACTCGTTCTGCTGCTGTTCAGTCTGAGCTTACCGGCAGCGGCCGAAGAACCGCTCTGGTCCTTGGACTATCTGATGCAACAGTGGCAGTCGTCTGGCGAACGGCAGGCCCGTTTCACCGAAACACGCCAACTCACCCTGCTCGATCAACCGATCGAACAACAGGGCACCCTGCTGTTTCAGCCACCCGACCGATTGGTCAGAACCCTTGCACCACCGAGCAGCACCAAATATGAGATCGAGGGAAATCGGCTGACCCTGTGGCGGAACCAGCAGCAGCAGGTTCTACTGCTGGACAACATCCCGGAACTGCTGGCTTTCAGCGCCTCCTTCCGCTCGGTATTGGGTGGCGACCGGGAGACACTCGAACGCTACTTCAAGCCCGAACTGACCGGTAGCCGGGATGCCTGGAGCCTGAATCTGACGCCCAAAGAGGGGGCACTGGACAACAAGATCACCCGCATAGAGATCTCAGGAACAGCGCTGCAGATCGAACGCTATCTGGTGGTCGAGAGCAACGGTGATCAGATCATCACCCAACTGATGCCCATCGGGGAATGA